Part of the Notamacropus eugenii isolate mMacEug1 chromosome 5, mMacEug1.pri_v2, whole genome shotgun sequence genome is shown below.
TTTGGAAAGAGCTAGAGAAGAGAATAAACAactagacagaaagaaaaatgtagaggatgagGTGCTTGTGATAAAGAGGTAGGCAGGGGAGGTAAGTAAGGGGTTTGAGGATAGTCTGTATGCAGGCATggaaatggaagatggaatgttatgTATGGGGAACAGTATGAATGTCATTTTGTTTTGGTAGGAAATCTTGACCAGACCCTGCTAGACTCCTATAGCCATTTACTGTTATCTCAATGGTCCTTAACCTTAGTTACTTTCCCTCTGTTGGTTTCTAAtttatcacacacatacacactcacactcacacacacgtgtgtatatcttctttgtacatagttcttgTATGTTGTCTCTATCCCATAGACTCCTAGACCCATTTTGACAATTGCCAAAGCAATTACAAGCTAACGAAGCATCCAGTTTTGGGGGATAAAAGCAATCTCTAGAAGGGTCCTTGCACCTGTGACCTGGAGAGACCCACAACTCATTTAAGCTGCTGTTATCAGGACCTGAAATGAACTTCCTAGGAGATGGAGTAAGACAATGGGAATCTGCTGGTCACAACTCATTTTACAACAAAAAACCTTGATTTTGATATCTTTCAATAATTCTCAGTAAATGTAAAATCACTGCTATTATATCTGAGAGTGTTCATTCTAAGCTAAATCTGAAAAGATTCATTGGGGCCAGATTTTAAAGGGCTTTAAGTGACAAAGAAGTTTGTATCTTTCCCAAAAGGTAATCTGGCACCACTAAAGCTTCTTAagtaattaatcaatcaataagagtTTATTAAGCATCATGTATATGCTTGACACCACCATATgctgagaatgcaaagacaaagatGACAGTCCTTGCTTtctaggagtttatatttcaGTGGTATTGGGACAGACAGTAGTCATGcatagtcagacctgcactttagaaatataaatttggcagctgtgtggaagaggaatcaggaaggggagagacagaaaaataattaatCTTCTGTAATTGTAGGCACTCTTCCAGTGAGGTTGGATAAGTATCAGAGAGTAAAAAGTGGAAAATACATACTAGAGCTTCaagtggaaaagagaatgaaaaataaaatctgagtTATCATGCTTACTTTATTAGCAAGAAATACAGATGTAAAATATGTGCCAACTATgagaatattttcctttctgtgaATTTCCTCAATGAAGTCTTCACATCCTTATTTCTCTGGCTGTAGATCAAGGGGTTCAGCATGGGAATCACTGTGGTATAAAACACGGAGGACACTTTTTCCTGGGCCAGGTTGTTACTGGAAGCAGGTTTGAGATACATGGACATGGATGACCCATAAAACACAGCAACAGCCATGAGATGGGAACTACAGGTACTAAAGGCTTTTGACCTGCCCTCTTTGGAGTTGATGCGGAGAATACTGGAGAGGATGAAAGCATAAGAAATTATGATTGTCAAGCTGGTCGCTACCATGTTGAATCCAGCAATAACAAAAATCAAGAGCTCATCTAGGTAAGTGCTAGAGCAAGAGAGTTTGATGATGGGGACAATGTCACAGAAGTAATGGTTGATTACATTTGACCCACAGAATGGCAACCTCAATATACAACCTGTGTGTATCACTGCATCAGTGAAACCCACAGAGAACACAGAGATTACCAGCAAGGAGCAGACCCGAGGGGACATGAGGATATTGTACAGTAGGGGGCTACAGATGGCAACGTAGCGATCATAAGCCATGACTGCCAGCATGTAGCactcagaaataataaaaatgcagaagaaaaagaGTTGAGTCATGCACCTAGGATAGGAGATAGTTTTATCTTTGAATAAAAATCCCATTAGCATTTGGGGGGTTATGACAGAGGAATAACAGACATCTAAAACAGACAAACTGCTGAGCAAATAGTACATGGGGGTATGGAGATGAGAACTAAATCTAATCAGTATGATCATGCCCAGGTTCCCCATCACAGTGACTGTATAGATGCCCAAGAACACGAAGAACAAGGGCAGCTGAAGCTCTGGCTCATCTGTTAGTCCTTCAAGAGTAAACATAGTCACTTCAGACTGatttcctcttctcattttctttgag
Proteins encoded:
- the OR8D4 gene encoding olfactory receptor 8D4 isoform X1, translating into MVPSKKMRRGNQSEVTMFTLEGLTDEPELQLPLFFVFLGIYTVTVMGNLGMIILIRFSSHLHTPMYYLLSSLSVLDVCYSSVITPQMLMGFLFKDKTISYPRCMTQLFFFCIFIISECYMLAVMAYDRYVAICSPLLYNILMSPRVCSLLVISVFSVGFTDAVIHTGCILRLPFCGSNVINHYFCDIVPIIKLSCSSTYLDELLIFVIAGFNMVATSLTIIISYAFILSSILRINSKEGRSKAFSTCSSHLMAVAVFYGSSMSMYLKPASSNNLAQEKVSSVFYTTVIPMLNPLIYSQRNKDVKTSLRKFTERKIFS
- the OR8D4 gene encoding olfactory receptor 8D4 isoform X2 — its product is MRRGNQSEVTMFTLEGLTDEPELQLPLFFVFLGIYTVTVMGNLGMIILIRFSSHLHTPMYYLLSSLSVLDVCYSSVITPQMLMGFLFKDKTISYPRCMTQLFFFCIFIISECYMLAVMAYDRYVAICSPLLYNILMSPRVCSLLVISVFSVGFTDAVIHTGCILRLPFCGSNVINHYFCDIVPIIKLSCSSTYLDELLIFVIAGFNMVATSLTIIISYAFILSSILRINSKEGRSKAFSTCSSHLMAVAVFYGSSMSMYLKPASSNNLAQEKVSSVFYTTVIPMLNPLIYSQRNKDVKTSLRKFTERKIFS